The following are encoded together in the Pedobacter sp. D749 genome:
- a CDS encoding GNAT family N-acetyltransferase has protein sequence MIETERLILKPLTHDQLLKYIKDDHSLEQEFGLLPTKKNISPSLQEALEQTILPNVFDKDKDYLYHTLWTIISKPDHRMVGDICFVGEPDPNGEIEIGYGTYEEFRGKGFMTEAVGRLIEWAREQPKVKSVYATTIKDNVASYSILEKNNFIHIGEVDDMLSWKIELK, from the coding sequence ATGATAGAAACCGAACGCCTCATTTTAAAACCACTAACGCACGATCAGCTTTTAAAATATATCAAAGATGATCATTCTTTAGAACAAGAATTTGGCCTTCTACCAACCAAAAAAAACATTTCTCCTTCACTTCAAGAGGCTTTGGAACAAACAATTTTACCTAACGTTTTTGATAAGGACAAAGATTATCTATACCATACTTTATGGACCATCATATCTAAACCCGACCATAGAATGGTAGGTGATATCTGTTTTGTTGGCGAGCCAGATCCAAATGGCGAAATCGAAATAGGTTATGGCACTTATGAGGAATTTAGAGGCAAGGGCTTTATGACTGAAGCTGTTGGCCGATTAATAGAATGGGCCAGGGAGCAACCTAAAGTGAAATCGGTTTATGCAACCACGATTAAAGACAATGTGGCCTCTTATTCTATTTTAGAAAAAAACAACTTTATCCATATTGGAGAAGTAGATGATATGTTAAGCTGGAAAATTGAATTGAAATGA
- a CDS encoding short chain dehydrogenase — protein MKIIIVGATGTLGKKVAEAFAQKHEIIRVGNTKGDVQVDITDETSIKNMFEQIGAFDALISTSGKAPFAPLNQMTGEVFKHGLLDKLLGQINLVLIGQHYINKGGSFTLTSGILAENPVAAGSALSTINGGLNAFVLAAAPELENGVRINAISPNVVEDSPAYFDSFPGEIPVSMEKVVKAYEKSVLGILSGQVIKVY, from the coding sequence ATGAAAATAATAATTGTAGGCGCAACAGGCACACTGGGCAAAAAAGTAGCCGAAGCTTTTGCGCAAAAACACGAGATTATCCGTGTAGGAAATACCAAGGGTGATGTCCAGGTTGACATTACCGATGAAACATCGATTAAAAATATGTTTGAGCAGATTGGTGCTTTCGATGCGCTGATCAGTACGAGCGGTAAAGCTCCCTTTGCGCCTTTAAATCAGATGACGGGCGAAGTATTTAAGCATGGCTTACTGGATAAATTATTGGGACAGATTAACCTGGTGTTAATTGGTCAGCATTATATCAATAAAGGTGGTTCATTTACCTTAACTTCCGGGATATTAGCCGAAAATCCCGTCGCTGCAGGATCAGCATTGAGCACCATAAATGGAGGTTTAAATGCATTTGTTTTAGCTGCTGCTCCAGAGCTTGAAAATGGGGTTCGTATAAACGCCATTAGCCCTAATGTGGTTGAAGATTCTCCTGCGTATTTCGATTCTTTTCCCGGAGAAATTCCGGTTAGCATGGAGAAAGTGGTTAAAGCTTATGAGAAAAGTGTATTGGGCATCTTATCAGGCCAGGTAATAAAGGTTTATTAG
- a CDS encoding glycosyltransferase family 2 protein produces MTHAIVIPLFNKADYVSQTLNSLIRQSKLPDELIIVDDLSTDNSLSIVHDFLRDHISRFGNCRIQVIELTENKGPGNARNIGFAATNCELVSFLDADDEYHPELLEIASNAFKAHQLDFMVLNIAFMPGNEIYPDLEPLKKYLGPLDKELYLIKDPLMAVSDPHFIMGVGSNVIVKSKWIANNQYQAEAQLNEGIDFWYRVLKGILNKVPGKIALQTGGYLYVNEVPGSLSRKKYSHFKQIELPSVISRYVNSKDKHDRLLMGMIGERWYKHALQNLPSNTQKARFLWHYRSFLPKYIGYLLIKR; encoded by the coding sequence ATGACACATGCCATCGTTATACCCCTGTTTAATAAAGCTGATTATGTTAGCCAAACGTTAAATTCGCTCATCCGGCAAAGTAAACTGCCGGATGAGTTGATTATTGTCGACGACTTAAGTACAGATAATAGTCTTTCTATAGTTCATGATTTTTTGCGTGATCATATTTCCCGCTTCGGTAATTGCAGGATACAAGTGATTGAACTCACTGAAAATAAAGGTCCGGGTAATGCGCGGAATATTGGTTTTGCCGCTACCAATTGTGAGTTAGTCAGTTTTTTAGATGCTGATGACGAATATCATCCAGAGCTGCTGGAAATAGCCTCAAATGCATTTAAAGCGCATCAGCTCGATTTTATGGTACTCAATATCGCTTTTATGCCAGGTAATGAGATATATCCAGATCTGGAACCATTAAAAAAGTACCTGGGGCCGCTTGATAAGGAGCTATACCTGATTAAAGATCCTTTGATGGCAGTTAGCGATCCGCATTTTATAATGGGGGTTGGCAGCAACGTAATCGTAAAAAGTAAATGGATCGCCAATAACCAATACCAGGCCGAAGCGCAATTAAATGAAGGTATCGACTTTTGGTACCGGGTATTAAAAGGCATACTGAACAAGGTGCCTGGTAAAATAGCTTTGCAAACCGGTGGCTATCTCTATGTTAACGAGGTTCCGGGGAGCCTTTCGCGGAAAAAATATAGCCATTTTAAACAGATCGAATTGCCATCGGTAATTTCAAGGTATGTAAACAGTAAAGATAAGCACGACCGCCTGCTAATGGGCATGATTGGTGAACGCTGGTATAAACACGCCTTACAAAATTTACCATCAAATACCCAAAAAGCACGGTTTTTATGGCATTATCGTAGCTTTTTGCCAAAATACATTGGCTATCTGCTCATCAAAAGATAA
- a CDS encoding glycoside hydrolase family 30 beta sandwich domain-containing protein: MKFKICVIAITLFLLQGCAKEKQQIEENKEKKQIEENIEPQLKGAATIDGNTYYQTIDGLGFSSAWCGTLTTAKNDALYNTLGFSLLRVRFDQDNAWTDETNNAAAAHARGARVLGCPWKIPTAYRSGNTIPSNQYVNFCNWLGSAASAIKCDFVSIKNEPDGSSEDGNLDGSQIRDIIKAGGSNIGKPIVCADAINFNDTYTDPTLNDATAVAKISYVSGHLYGGGNYVHQNALNKGKRIWMTEYYVADSRDNMDNCLVLAKNINDCMNNQFSAYYFWWVNDNDASVNLVNQSGTIYKAGYTGGQFAKWIRPGKQRIACTYNPTPNIYLTAYRGGGLVIVAVNTGTSAVSQSFSVANVSGVTSLNIHRTSSNENMSSIGSVAVSGTGFTYTLPAKSITTFHQF, from the coding sequence ATGAAATTTAAAATTTGTGTTATCGCTATTACGCTATTTTTACTACAAGGCTGTGCAAAAGAAAAACAGCAAATTGAAGAAAATAAAGAAAAAAAGCAGATTGAAGAGAATATTGAACCACAGTTAAAAGGGGCGGCAACTATTGATGGTAATACCTATTATCAAACCATTGATGGGCTTGGCTTTTCCAGTGCGTGGTGTGGTACGCTTACTACAGCTAAAAATGATGCACTTTATAATACACTGGGCTTTTCTTTGTTAAGGGTTCGCTTCGACCAGGATAATGCATGGACAGATGAAACGAACAATGCCGCTGCGGCACATGCCCGGGGCGCTAGAGTGTTAGGCTGCCCCTGGAAAATACCTACCGCTTACCGGTCGGGCAATACTATTCCATCTAACCAGTATGTTAATTTCTGCAATTGGCTGGGTAGTGCTGCTTCAGCCATAAAATGTGATTTTGTGTCTATAAAGAATGAGCCTGATGGTTCGTCGGAAGATGGAAATTTGGATGGATCTCAGATACGTGATATTATTAAAGCTGGCGGATCAAATATTGGGAAACCCATTGTTTGTGCTGATGCCATTAATTTTAATGATACCTATACTGACCCAACACTGAACGATGCAACCGCTGTGGCTAAAATTTCTTATGTTTCCGGACATCTTTACGGTGGTGGTAATTATGTACACCAAAATGCACTTAATAAAGGAAAACGCATTTGGATGACAGAATACTATGTTGCCGATAGCCGTGACAATATGGATAACTGTTTAGTTTTAGCTAAAAACATTAATGATTGTATGAACAATCAATTTAGTGCTTACTACTTTTGGTGGGTTAATGACAATGATGCAAGCGTTAACCTGGTTAATCAAAGTGGTACAATTTACAAAGCCGGCTACACCGGTGGTCAGTTTGCCAAATGGATAAGACCAGGAAAACAAAGAATTGCCTGTACCTATAATCCTACCCCTAACATTTATTTAACAGCCTACCGGGGAGGTGGATTGGTAATTGTGGCTGTTAATACAGGCACTTCGGCTGTAAGCCAATCTTTTTCGGTTGCTAATGTTAGTGGTGTTACTTCACTGAATATTCATCGCACATCGAGTAATGAAAACATGTCTTCGATAGGGTCAGTTGCTGTTTCAGGTACTGGATTTACGTATACGCTTCCAGCTAAAAGTATTACTACCTTTCACCAATTTTAA
- a CDS encoding integrase core domain-containing protein — MNKQLDDVREKVEEWMVNYNYHRPHQALNSNLL, encoded by the coding sequence ATGAATAAACAGCTGGATGATGTAAGGGAGAAAGTGGAGGAATGGATGGTGAATTACAATTACCATCGACCACACCAAGCATTGAACTCAAATCTCCTGTAG
- a CDS encoding N-acetyltransferase, which translates to MQLQVQNSQPADINTIFEFYDMAIAHQKKVFNKHWQGFSREMVQTEIDENRQYKILVDGVVACVFAVTFNDQLIWGERDQDAIYIHKIVTHPEFRGYSFVKEIIKWAKDYSAKNSIKFIRMDTWADNEKLLEYYTSCGFDYVGVVSMEKTDGLPKHYEGISLSLFEIVL; encoded by the coding sequence ATGCAATTACAAGTACAAAATAGCCAGCCAGCTGACATCAATACCATTTTTGAGTTTTATGATATGGCTATTGCACATCAAAAGAAAGTGTTTAACAAACACTGGCAGGGCTTTAGCAGAGAAATGGTGCAAACAGAAATTGATGAAAACCGTCAATATAAAATCTTGGTAGATGGAGTTGTTGCCTGTGTATTTGCCGTTACATTTAACGACCAATTAATTTGGGGCGAGCGGGATCAGGATGCGATTTATATCCACAAGATTGTAACCCATCCTGAATTTAGGGGTTATTCTTTTGTAAAAGAAATTATTAAATGGGCTAAAGATTACTCCGCAAAAAACAGCATTAAATTTATCAGAATGGATACCTGGGCGGATAATGAAAAACTGCTCGAATATTATACAAGTTGTGGTTTTGATTATGTTGGGGTAGTAAGCATGGAAAAAACTGATGGACTGCCGAAACACTATGAAGGAATCAGTTTAAGTTTGTTTGAGATTGTGCTGTAG
- a CDS encoding helix-turn-helix transcriptional regulator → MQTFNQNQQLPIYTLEPDEISGNKNFRLYQFEGTLPNQSELLIPHRKDHYLIVLIRHADSRQWIDMTPYILKDDTVYFSGPSHIIVKEGFKQLWSTGIAFTKEFLSLQENASLSKLPIIENLHNGHELALTEADLNFVEDILTKINTEYQKPGEWQQRMLTAHLTVLLTYLSRLYTEQFKGSDHSADKLLLKSFQAKINECYRELREVGEYASKLNISAGHLSEVVKIQSGKPAIKHIHERLILEAQRLLFHTQNPLKEIAFDLGFSDTSYFNRFFKRETGITPADYRVSIREMYH, encoded by the coding sequence ATGCAGACATTCAACCAAAATCAACAACTACCTATTTACACGTTAGAACCCGATGAAATTTCGGGCAATAAAAACTTCAGGCTATATCAATTTGAAGGAACTTTGCCAAACCAATCAGAGTTGCTTATTCCCCATCGAAAAGATCACTATCTTATTGTTTTGATCAGACATGCAGATAGTCGCCAATGGATCGATATGACGCCTTATATCCTTAAAGATGACACCGTTTACTTTTCGGGACCAAGCCATATCATTGTAAAAGAAGGCTTTAAGCAGTTATGGAGCACCGGCATTGCTTTTACAAAAGAGTTTCTTTCGCTCCAGGAAAATGCTTCATTAAGTAAACTACCGATTATTGAAAACCTGCACAATGGACATGAATTAGCCTTAACCGAAGCTGACCTTAACTTTGTTGAAGACATCCTTACCAAAATCAATACCGAATATCAAAAGCCCGGCGAATGGCAACAACGTATGCTTACCGCCCACCTTACTGTGCTGCTTACCTATTTAAGCCGGCTGTATACTGAACAGTTTAAAGGAAGTGATCATTCCGCAGATAAACTTTTATTGAAAAGTTTTCAGGCCAAAATAAATGAATGTTATCGCGAACTGCGCGAAGTGGGCGAATATGCCTCGAAATTGAATATTTCTGCCGGACATTTAAGCGAGGTGGTGAAAATACAAAGTGGCAAACCTGCCATTAAACATATCCACGAACGATTGATACTCGAGGCCCAGCGTTTGTTGTTTCACACTCAAAACCCTTTGAAAGAAATTGCCTTTGATTTAGGTTTCTCGGATACTTCCTATTTTAACCGATTCTTTAAACGCGAAACGGGCATTACACCTGCAGACTATAGGGTCAGCATCCGCGAAATGTACCATTAA
- the der gene encoding ribosome biogenesis GTPase Der, whose translation MSNIIAIVGRPNVGKSTLFNRLTESRKAIVDDISGVTRDRHYGVGEWTDRQFTVIDTGGYVANSEDVYEAAIREQVMIAIEEASVLIFMVDVTTGITDLDDDIAQVLRRSNKPVYVCANKVDNTALYNEIHTFYGFGLGEVYALSSMTGSGTGELLDEVVKNFEDIPEEENQLPKITIAGRPNVGKSSLVNALIGKERNIVTANAGTTRDSIKIHYNQFGHEFMLIDTAGLRKKTKVKENLEFYSVMRTIKALEEADVVVLMIDAVEGIESQDINIFHLAEKNKKGIVILVNKWDLIEKNTQTMKAFEEQIHERIRPFTDVPIVFTSVINKQRIFKAIEAALEVYKNRSKKIPTSKLNDVMLPLIEKFPPPALKGKHIKIKYITQINATSPMFAFFCNLPQYIKDPYKRFIENKLRENFDFSGAPIQIYFRQK comes from the coding sequence ATGAGTAATATTATAGCCATCGTAGGCAGGCCAAACGTAGGCAAGAGTACCCTTTTTAACAGATTAACAGAAAGCCGTAAGGCAATTGTAGATGATATCAGCGGCGTAACCCGCGACAGGCATTATGGAGTAGGTGAGTGGACCGACAGACAATTTACCGTAATTGATACTGGTGGTTATGTAGCCAACTCAGAAGATGTTTACGAAGCGGCAATCCGCGAGCAGGTAATGATCGCCATCGAAGAAGCCAGTGTATTAATCTTTATGGTTGATGTAACTACAGGTATTACCGATTTAGATGATGATATTGCTCAGGTATTGCGCAGAAGTAATAAGCCCGTTTATGTTTGTGCAAATAAGGTAGACAATACCGCTTTATATAACGAAATCCATACTTTTTATGGTTTCGGATTGGGCGAAGTATATGCATTATCATCAATGACTGGTTCCGGAACAGGAGAGTTGTTGGATGAGGTGGTTAAAAATTTCGAAGATATTCCGGAAGAAGAAAACCAACTGCCTAAAATTACCATTGCTGGTCGTCCTAATGTTGGTAAATCATCTTTGGTTAATGCGTTAATTGGTAAAGAACGTAATATCGTTACTGCAAATGCAGGTACCACCCGCGATTCAATTAAAATCCATTATAACCAGTTCGGTCATGAGTTTATGCTGATCGATACTGCCGGATTACGTAAAAAAACAAAGGTTAAAGAAAACTTAGAGTTTTATTCAGTAATGCGTACCATTAAAGCTTTAGAAGAAGCTGATGTTGTGGTATTAATGATCGATGCCGTAGAAGGAATCGAAAGTCAGGATATTAATATTTTCCACCTGGCCGAAAAGAACAAAAAAGGGATTGTAATTTTGGTAAACAAATGGGATTTGATCGAAAAAAATACACAAACGATGAAAGCTTTCGAAGAGCAGATTCATGAGCGTATTCGCCCGTTTACCGATGTGCCGATCGTTTTCACTTCCGTAATAAATAAGCAGCGTATTTTTAAAGCAATTGAAGCCGCTTTAGAAGTTTATAAAAACCGTAGCAAGAAAATTCCTACATCTAAACTAAATGATGTAATGTTGCCGCTGATTGAGAAATTCCCACCGCCGGCATTAAAAGGAAAACACATTAAGATTAAATACATCACCCAGATTAATGCTACTTCACCAATGTTTGCCTTTTTCTGCAACTTGCCACAGTACATTAAAGATCCGTATAAACGTTTCATCGAGAATAAATTGAGAGAAAACTTCGATTTTTCCGGTGCACCGATCCAGATTTATTTCAGACAGAAATAA
- the era gene encoding GTPase Era: MAHKAGFVSIIGKPNVGKSTLMNVLVGERLSIITPKAQTTRHRILGIVNEEEYQIVFSDTPGIIKPKYSLQESMMSFVNGSLTDADVLLFVTDINEEHDEEDVLEKILNRNIPTIVLINKIDKALQEQVDEKIAYWQEKLNPVAIYAISALHKHNVDGLLDRVLEMLPEHPPYYDKEDLTDRSERFFVSEIIREKIFLNYQKEIPYSTEVIVKSFKEEEMKNGKGALIRITAEIVVERDSQKNILIGTGGSMLKKVGTEARLEIEKFLDNKVFLEMFVKVIPDWRSKKNYLKSFGYDN; the protein is encoded by the coding sequence ATGGCGCATAAAGCAGGTTTTGTTAGTATAATAGGTAAACCAAATGTAGGTAAATCTACCCTCATGAATGTGCTTGTAGGCGAGCGACTTAGCATTATCACTCCTAAGGCACAAACCACAAGGCATCGCATTTTAGGGATCGTAAATGAAGAAGAATATCAGATCGTTTTCTCTGATACACCGGGTATAATTAAGCCAAAATACAGTTTACAAGAGAGTATGATGAGCTTTGTAAACGGATCTTTGACCGATGCCGACGTACTTTTATTCGTGACCGATATCAACGAAGAGCACGATGAGGAAGACGTTCTGGAAAAAATTCTGAACCGTAATATCCCTACAATTGTACTGATTAATAAAATTGATAAAGCATTACAGGAACAGGTTGATGAGAAGATTGCCTACTGGCAGGAGAAGCTAAATCCGGTTGCTATTTATGCCATTTCAGCTTTACATAAACACAATGTTGACGGATTATTGGATCGCGTGTTGGAAATGTTGCCAGAGCATCCGCCATATTACGACAAAGAAGATTTAACCGACCGCTCTGAGCGTTTCTTCGTTTCAGAGATTATTCGCGAAAAAATCTTCCTTAATTATCAGAAAGAAATTCCTTACAGTACCGAAGTTATTGTAAAGAGTTTTAAAGAAGAGGAAATGAAAAATGGCAAAGGTGCTTTGATCAGGATTACGGCAGAAATTGTGGTCGAACGTGATTCGCAAAAAAATATTTTAATCGGTACTGGTGGGAGTATGCTAAAAAAGGTTGGTACCGAAGCACGTTTAGAAATCGAGAAGTTTTTAGATAATAAGGTTTTCTTAGAAATGTTTGTGAAGGTAATTCCAGACTGGAGAAGTAAAAAGAATTACTTAAAAAGCTTTGGTTACGATAATTAA